In the genome of Candidatus Saganbacteria bacterium, the window CACATGCAAGCGTTGTATTTAATAGTAAGATGTGGGTAATTGGAGGAAATACAACGGGTGTGACTACAAACGATGTTTGGTCTTCGGACGACGGAATAACATGGACGTCAGTTACTTCCAGAGCTGGCTTTAGTGCAAGGTATGGCCATACTGCGGTTACTTTTGACAGCAAAATGTGGGTGATTGGTGGATCCGGCAACAAAAAAGATGTTTGGTATTCAAGCGATGGCCTTACTTGGACGGAAGCCACGTCAGCAATAAATTCGGATGTACGCCAATTTTTAGGCGCAGTAGATTTCAACAGCAAATTATGGGTGATCGGCGGCGGATCAGGCGGCGCAGATTATAAAAATGATGTCTGGTGGACACAATAACAGGACGAAGCGCGGCGGGTGGCGATAGAGTGTGATATAATTACAATCGAGGTGGATAAAAATGTCTAAATTAAAAGAAAAATATATTACAAATGAAAAAGGACAAAAAGAAGCCGTGATCTTGAATGTGAGGACTTATGAAGAACTGCTGGAGGATTTGGAGGATCTATATACGATCGCCGATAGAAAAAAAGATAAAACAATTCCTCTTATATCGGTTAAGAGGAGCTTGAAGCGCAGTGGCCTCTTATAATGTAGAATTTAAGAAATCCGCCCTTAAAGACCTGAAAAAGATCGACAAGAGTTTCGTTGCTGGGATTTTTTCTAAGGTAGAAAACTTAGCGGAAAATCCACGGTCAACACAAAGCGTAAAGATAAAAGGAAGCGAAAACAGTTATAGGTTAAGGGTTGGAAATTACAGGATGAGACCGGTTAGCAACTCAGAAACCAGCGACTAAATCCCGATGTGGGAATCGGGACAAGCGTCGCGGTTTCCTCGTAGATTTTAGGAACCGCGAGCCGTGCCTACCGGCAGGCAGGGTTCACTCGCAGGTTCCTAACTAGTCTCAGAGTGTGATATAATTACAATCGAGGTGGATTAAAATGAAAAAGCATACAAAAATCTTTAAATACAGCGCTGTTTTTGAACCGGCAGAAGAGGGAGGATATGTGGTGACTATCCCGGCTTTGCCTGGCTGCGTTACTCAAGGGGAAACTTTTGAAGAAGCAAAAGCTATGGCAAAAGATGCCATAAAAGGTTATATTGCCGTTTTAAAAGAAGATAATGAGCCAATTCCGATCGAAAGCGATGAACACATTGAAACAACAATACTTGTTCCGATCTCAGCGTAACTTGAATATTTTATGAATCATAAATTGCCCAGCCTCAAAGGGAAAGAAGTTGTAAGGGCCCTTAAAAAAGCAGGTTTTGTTGAGAGAAGAACTACCGGCAGCCATTGCATTTTAAAAAATCCATCGTCAAATAAAATTGTCCCGGTTCCTATCCATGGATCAAAAGATATTAAGCGCGGCACTTTGTTTAGCATCATAAAACAAGCAGATATGACCATTGAAGAATTCATCGATTTATTATAAATTAAAGCATTTCCAACAAATCAATTCCACCCAGGACGAGGCTCGGCGTATTGCCGATTCTGCCGAAGAAGGGACAGTGATCCTTGCTGAAGAGCAAACTAAGGGCAGGGGTAAGCCCGGGAGTTCTTGGTTTTCACCAGTTGGCGGGCTTTATTTTTCGATCATCCTCAAGCCGAACAAAGAAATCTCTGATCTTCTTTTTATCACAAAAATGACCGCCGATGTTATTGTAGATCTATTGGAAAAATATCATTTACAGGCCGAAATAAAACTACCGAACGATGTTCTGGTCAACGGAAAAAAGATCTGCGGGATATTAACCGAAAAAATAAGTAAGGCTCTTCTTATCGGGATAGGTATCAATCTCAATATTTCTGGATTTCCGACTGGTCTTAACGCAACCTCAACCCTGCTTCAAACTGGGAAAAAAACAGACCTCAATTGGTTCCTAAGCGAATTTCTGGATAAGTTTTACGAAAAATATGGTATAATTTAATCATGTTGCGCGGTATCCGTGGAGCGATTACAGTCAAAAAAAATTCTGTGGAGGAAATACTCTCCGCTACTGAAAAGCTATTGAAAGAGATCATTAAGGCTAATAGCATTTCTATCCATGACATCGCTTCAGCATTTTTCACTTCAACTTCAGACCTTGATGCCGAGTTTCCCGCAAAAGCGGCTAGGCTTATGGGCTGGGTGAATGTCCCATTGCTCTGCGCTTGCGAAATAAGCGTTCCGCAAAGCCTAAAAAGATGCATCAGGGCGCTTATACTGCTTAACAGCGACAAGCAGCAGAAAGATATTAAAAATATCTACCTTGAGGGCGCTATTACATTGAGGGAGGATCTTGAAGAATGATTATTATAATGAAGCCTACGGCGACCGAAGAGCAGATAAGCCACATCGTTGAAAAATTAAAAAAACACGGGTTCGGCACCCATATAAGCAAGGGGATTGAACGTACGGTTATAGGTGCGATCGGCGACAAGAGCGCTATCGAGCTTGAAACGATCCAAATGCTTCCCGGAGTTTCAGAAATTGTTCCGATCAGGAAGCCTTATAAACTTGTTAGCCGCGAGTTTAAAGTCGAAGATTCACAGATCAAGATCACAAAAGATGTTTTTGTGGGGTCTAAGCATCCGATATTTGTTATGGCAGGGCC includes:
- a CDS encoding type II toxin-antitoxin system RelE/ParE family toxin, with product MASYNVEFKKSALKDLKKIDKSFVAGIFSKVENLAENPRSTQSVKIKGSENSYRLRVGNYRMRPVSNSETSD
- a CDS encoding type II toxin-antitoxin system HicB family antitoxin, encoding MKKHTKIFKYSAVFEPAEEGGYVVTIPALPGCVTQGETFEEAKAMAKDAIKGYIAVLKEDNEPIPIESDEHIETTILVPISA
- the aroH gene encoding chorismate mutase — protein: MLRGIRGAITVKKNSVEEILSATEKLLKEIIKANSISIHDIASAFFTSTSDLDAEFPAKAARLMGWVNVPLLCACEISVPQSLKRCIRALILLNSDKQQKDIKNIYLEGAITLREDLEE
- a CDS encoding biotin--[acetyl-CoA-carboxylase] ligase — protein: MKNSSIYYKLKHFQQINSTQDEARRIADSAEEGTVILAEEQTKGRGKPGSSWFSPVGGLYFSIILKPNKEISDLLFITKMTADVIVDLLEKYHLQAEIKLPNDVLVNGKKICGILTEKISKALLIGIGINLNISGFPTGLNATSTLLQTGKKTDLNWFLSEFLDKFYEKYGII
- a CDS encoding type II toxin-antitoxin system HicA family toxin, producing the protein MNHKLPSLKGKEVVRALKKAGFVERRTTGSHCILKNPSSNKIVPVPIHGSKDIKRGTLFSIIKQADMTIEEFIDLL